A stretch of the Nicotiana tabacum cultivar K326 chromosome 6, ASM71507v2, whole genome shotgun sequence genome encodes the following:
- the LOC107759529 gene encoding septum site-determining protein minD homolog, chloroplastic-like produces the protein MKKKKKKTMISCTKDISRSSVITSFATLQCRRLPLSANNAHQTCFSTSEVSSVPLNTILSHFFHTKMLSLQPLSNPKPSSLYSSSFTPPNSLSPKTLKPIPPPKPSRNFYPSIHSILQYNRKPQLAGETPRVVVITSGKGGVGKTTTTANIGLSLARLGFSVVAIDCDVGLRNLDLLLGLENRVNYTVVEVLNGDCRLDQALVRDKRWSNFELLCISKPRSKLPIGFGGKALVWLVDALKTRDEGAPDFIIIDCPAGIDAGFITAITPANEAVLVTTPDITSLRDADRVTGLLECDGIRDIKMMVNRVRTDMIKGEDMMSVLDVQEMLGLPLLGVIPEDSEVIRSTNRGYPLVLNKPPALAGLAFEQAAWRLVEQDSMEAVMVEEEPKKRGFFSFFGR, from the coding sequence atgaagaaaaagaaaaaaaaaactatgaTTAGCTGCACAAAAGATATTTCCCGTTCTTCAGTCATCACCTCATTTGCCACTCTCCAGTGCCGTCGCCTTCCCCTTTCTGCTAACAACGCACATCAAACATGTTTTTCCACTTCTGAAGTTTCCTCTGTTCCACTCAATACAATACTCTCTCATTTCTTCCACACGAAAATGTTATCTCTGCAGCCACTCTCTAACCCTAAACCCTCCTCTCTCTACTCTTCCTCTTTTACCCCTCCCAATTCCCTATCCCCCAAAACCCTAAAACCCATTCCCCCTCCCAAACCTTCTAGAAACTTTTACCCTTCCATCCATTCTATCCTCCAGTACAACCGCAAGCCTCAGCTTGCCGGAGAAACTCCTAGAGTCGTCGTCATTACCTCCGGCAAAGGCGGCGTCGGTAAGACCACTACCACCGCCAATATCGGCCTCTCCTTAGCTCGTCTAGGCTTCTCCGTAGTCGCCATTGATTGCGATGTCGGCCTCCGCAACCTTGACCTCCTTTTAGGGCTCGAAAACCGGGTCAATTACACCGTCGTCGAGGTTCTCAACGGCGATTGCCGTCTCGATCAGGCCCTTGTACGTGACAAGCGTTGGTCCAATTTTGAATTGTTATGTATTTCCAAGCCCAGATCCAAATTGCCCATTGGATTTGGTGGGAAAGCCTTGGTTTGGCTTGTGGACGCCTTGAAAACCCGTGACGAAGGTGCACCCGATTTCATTATCATTGATTGTCCAGCTGGCATTGATGCTGGGTTTATAACAGCTATTACTCCGGCAAATGAAGCTGTTTTAGTGACGACGCCGGATATTACAAGCTTAAGGGATGCTGATAGAGTGACTGGATTGTTGGAATGTGATGGAATAAGGGATATTAAGATGATGGTGAATAGGGTTCGGACGGATATGATAAAAGGGGAAGATATGATGTCTGTATTGGATGTGCAGGAAATGTTGGGGCTTCCTTTATTGGGTGTGATTCCTGAGGATTCGGAGGTTATTAGAAGTACTAACAGAGGTTATCCTCTTGTGTTGAATAAGCCGCCAGCTTTGGCAGGTTTGGCATTTGAGCAAGCAGCTTGGAGGTTGGTTGAGCAGGATAGTATGGAGGCTGTAATGGTGGAGGAGGAGCCTAAGAAACGTGGGTTCTTCTCATTTTTTGGGCGGTAG